CCAACCCCGAGATTCGCACCGCTATGCAGCGGGACTTGGACGATTCTACGCCGAAGGTCTTTTCCAAACGGATGCAAGATATCTTTGTCAGTGCTGTACAACGGCCCGAGCATCAAGCGCTTGTCGGTAAGAACATGGCCGAGCTTGGCCAGATGCAGGGGAAGACTCCACTCGAAGCGATGATCGATCTCGCCCTTGCGGAAAATCTGGAAACTCAGTTCCTTATCCACGGCTTCGCAAACGGCGACGAGAATGCTGTCCGTAGCATGACGGCCAACCCGTATATCCTCACTGGCGGTTCTGACGGTGGCGCTCACATCGCTTTCTTGTGTCAGGTGACCTACTCCAGCTACCTGCTCAGCCATTGGGTGCGGGAAAAGAAAGCGCTAACGGTAGAGCAAGCTGTGCGCAAGTTGACGTTCGATCCCGCCGTGCTGCTAGGGATTCCGAATCGTGGATTGTTGAAGTCCGGTATGGCGGCGGACCTGACGATCTTCGATCCCGACAAGGTGCAGGCGAAAGAGAAGCAGTTCGTACAAGACATGCCCGGTGGCGCTTCTCGCCTTGTCGCGCGTGCCGACGGCTACCGCTACACTGTGGTCAACGGCCAAGTCGTGTTGCGCGACGGCGAGCCGACCGGAGCATGTTCGGGGCGGGTGCTGCGCAGTTATGAATAGCAACATAGCTATCAGCAGTCAGCGGTCAGCCTTCAGCCAAGTCAAAAGTCAGAAGTATCGTATATGTCTTGCTGATAGCTAATTGCTGAAAGCTTCTTATGCTCAAACACACCTTCCAGCACATCCATGGCGTGGGCGAGAAGACCGAGAAGCGCTTGTGGGCGGAGGGGGTCACGACCTGGGAGATGTTTCTTGACGCCCAGGGCGTGCTCTCTCTTCCGCAATGGCAACGTGAGTTGGCTTGCGTGGAATTGGAAGCCTCGCTGCGTGCTCTAGAGCGACGAGATGCGCATTATTTCAGCACCAAGCTCTCCCCTGCCTTGCAGTGGCGACTCTACTCGGAATTCAATCAGCGCATCGCCTACTTGGATATCGAAACCACGGGTGGCAGCGGCGGTCCTCCTATCATTACTGTGATCGGCCTCTATAACGGCGAAGTGCCGCGTGTATATGTCCAAGGACGAGACCTTGTCCGCTTCGTGCACGATATCGAGGACTTTACTCTGCTCGTGACGTACAACGGGAAATTGTTCGACCTCCCCGTCCTCCGGCAAGAATTAGGAGTGCCGCTTGCCCAGGCGCATATCGACCTCCGCTATGCGTTAGCGGCGCTGGGTTATAAAGGCGGACTGAAGAAGATCGAGCGGGCGGTTGGATTGGAGCGAGAAGGGCCATTGGCACTGCTCGATGGTTGGTGTGCCGTCTGGCTGTGGCAGTATCATTGTCAGGGTGTCCCTGGCGCGCTGGAGACGTTGCTGCGCTACAACCTCGAAGATGTGGTGCATCTGCCCGCACTCCTCGCGCTGGTCTATAACACCCGCATTCGGCATTTGCCTTTCTCGGTAGCGCCGATGATTCCGCCCTCTGTACCTACGCTCTCTTACGGCTTTAATGAAGCGCTGATTCATCGCACGTTAGCCGACACCGGGCGTGCGGCCTCTCTTACCATTACCGTCCCCGATCATTTACCTCCGAGTTTTGTGTAGAGCCGCCCAGCCGGGGCGGCTCTCTTCTGACTGGATTTAACTAACGCCAGAGTGGTCCGGCACCCGGTCCGCCTATTGGCCCTGGGGGATTGCCCCACCAGCGGCGATTCGGGCTGGCACCGGGGCCGCCCACCGGCCCCGGCGGATTCTCCCAATTGGTGCCAGGCCCACCGATTGGCCCCGGCGGATTATTGTCACGGTCGCGCCGCCAGGGACGACGGTTAGGACTGGCCCCGGGCCCACCGACCGGCCCCGGAGGGTTTTCCCAATTAGTGCCGCGTCCGCCGATTGGCCCCGGCGGATTGTTATCCCAGTCGCGGGCCAACGCCGGCGTTTGCAGCATCAAACCGATCGTTCCAACGGCGGCTAAGCTCCATAACATATTCCGTTTCATCGATATTCTCCCTTCTCCGACTGCGCGTTGCGTGTTCTGTCTTCTCTATTTGGTGTAGGGCTTTGAGTTTCTGAGGAAGGACACGAATCACGGAAAAGAAAGTTCCCCTCGGCAAAGGCGTTCATATACTTCACTCACCCACTTCGGGATCCCCGCACCTTAACTGGTCTTGGCCTCTGCGCGAAGGCTCTGTGGCAGAGGCTGGCGGGTATTTTCCTGGAGCTTTATGCTGATACGAGGGCGTCGGTAAGTCAAATATATTATTACCTTTGGCAAAGGGGGCAGCGAAAGCGAAGCCGAGCGAGGGATTTGTCGAGCATGATGGGGCCACGGGATTGCTGTCTTACGGCAACAGAAACCCAATCGGGGTGAACCCTGGATAGTTTTTGCCCAGAGAGTCGGCTGTCGTTGTTGGCGGGAAGATATTGACTGCAAGGTTTGTCCCGACGAGATCGTCTTCCGGAAAGCCCAGCCACCGCACCAGGATGGTGCCGAAGAAGTCCCGAAAGTCCGTAGTCAATTCGAGATCGTTCTGATCGTCTAGCGTGCCGTTGAGTGACGGGTAGGTGCCATACTGCCCGCCTTGCACAGCGCCCCCTAACACGAACATCGGCGAGCAAGTGGCATGATCCGTGCCCGCCTTTTGCGGATCGAGATCGTTCTGATGAATCGTGCGACCGAATTCCGAGAAGGTGACAATCACTACTTTATTCGCCAGGCTGCCGGTTTCGTAGCCGTTGTAGCCAGCGGGGAGACTAACCGACTGTTGCATGTCGTTGAAGAATGCCGCCACG
This DNA window, taken from Deltaproteobacteria bacterium, encodes the following:
- a CDS encoding ribonuclease H-like domain-containing protein; the protein is MLKHTFQHIHGVGEKTEKRLWAEGVTTWEMFLDAQGVLSLPQWQRELACVELEASLRALERRDAHYFSTKLSPALQWRLYSEFNQRIAYLDIETTGGSGGPPIITVIGLYNGEVPRVYVQGRDLVRFVHDIEDFTLLVTYNGKLFDLPVLRQELGVPLAQAHIDLRYALAALGYKGGLKKIERAVGLEREGPLALLDGWCAVWLWQYHCQGVPGALETLLRYNLEDVVHLPALLALVYNTRIRHLPFSVAPMIPPSVPTLSYGFNEALIHRTLADTGRAASLTITVPDHLPPSFV